The Streptomyces sp. A2-16 sequence CGTTCAACGTCACCACCGCCCTGATCGGCTCGATGAACACCTTCGACATCGTCCAGGCCACCACCGCGGGCGGCCCGGGCAGCGAGACCGAGGTCTTCAACATCTACATGTTCCGCGTCTTCGGACAGGGCCTGTACGCGCAGGCCTCCGCGATGAGCCTGGTGCTGTTCCTCATCGTCGTCGTCCTCGCCGTGCCGGTCATCGTCGGTCTGCGCCGCAGGGAGGACAACCAGTGACCGCCCTTCCCGTCCCCGCTCCCGCGCGGCGCGGCCCGCTGCGCTGGGTGCAGCCCGCCGTCGTCCTGGTCGTCGCCGCCGTCACGATCGGCATCCCGCTCTGGCTCGTCGCGGTGACCTCCGTCAAACCGCAGGCGGAGGCGATCAAGCCCAACCTCTCGCTGCCGCACCACGTGCAGGCCGCCGACAACTACCGACAGACCTTCGACCAGGGGAAGATGATCCAGGGCTTCGTCAACAGCCTGCTGGTCGTGGTCCCTTCCGTCGTCCTGGTACTGCTGCTGGGCGCCGGGGCCGCCTGGGTGTTCGCCCGCCGCAAGGGACGCCTGGTGAGCACGCTGTACGCGCTGAGCATCAGCGGCCTGCTCCTGCCGCCCGCGGTCATCACCATCGTGATGGAGCTGCGCCAGATGGGCCTGGCCGGCACCCAGCTCGGCATGATCGCCGTCTACACCGGGATGTACCTGTCCACGTCGATCTTCTTCATGACCGGCTTCATCCGGAACCTCCCCGAGGAGCTGGAGGAGGCGGCCCGCATGGACGGTGCCGGCCCGGTGCGGGTCTTCTTCCAGGTCATCCTGCCGCTGCTGCGACCGGTCATCGCCACCGCGACGATCATGGTGATGCTCTTCGCCTGGAGCGACATCTTCTACGCGTTCTTCGTCCTGGGCGGCGGCGACAAGGCCACCCTCCCGCTCAACCTCTACCAGGTCGCCAACGCCCAGCTCTACCTCAACAACTGGCACCTCATCTTCGCCTACGTCGTGATGATGAGCCTGCCCATGGTGGCCGTCTTCGTCGTCGCCCAGCGACGCGTCGTCTCCGGCATCACCAGCGGAGCCGTCAAGTAACCCCCGCTGCTCCGCTCCCCCGTCCCACCTCACCCGCGCTCTCATCCACGATCCTCCCGCGCCGACGCGGGAGGCGGAGGACCCTCATGCCCCGAACCCCGCACAGCCCACGCCGGACGCGGCGCCTGTTCGCCGTGTCCGCCGTCGCCGTCGCCCTGGTCGGCACGGCGCTGACCGGCACCGTCGCCCAGGCGGCCACCCCCCAACTCACCGTCGACCTGGGGCAGACCACCGGAGCGGTGATGCACGGCGCCAACGGCACGCTCTACGGCCTCAGCGACGACGGCGTCCCCGGCGACAACCTGCTCGACCCCCTGCACATGACGACCGTCGTGCAGAAGGCCCCCGACGGACTGCAGCACCCCAACGGCGACGCGCTGACGGTCAAGGCGGCCTACGACCGCAGCGGCGGCGGCGACGTGTACATCTACATGCAGGACTACTACGCCCAGTGGCCCTACGAGAACCTCGGCCTGGACGACTACCTGGCCAAGGTCGACACCATGGTCCGCAAGGTCGCCGCCCGCCCCGACGCCGACGACTTCGTGTGGGTGCCCTTCAACGAGCCCGACGGGAACTGGTACGGCGGTCTGGGCAGCTCCGACACCGCCACCTACACCAAGGCCCGCGACAGGTTCGAGAGCGACTGGGCCACCGTCCACAAGAAGATCCGCTCGATCATCCCCGACGCCCGGATCGCCGGACCCAACGAGACGCACTACGACACGCGCCTCATGAACGACTTCTATCCCTGGGCCAAGGCCAACGACGTGCTGCCCGACATCACCACCTGGCACGAACTCGACCCCGGGTCCCTGTCCAGCTTCGAGACCACCCTCGCCGCCTACCGGACCCTGGAGAAGAACACCGGCATCCCCGAACTCCCGGTCAGCATCAACGAGTTCGCCAACCGGCGCGACCAGTCCGTGCCCGGCCAGATGGTCCAGTGGCTGTCGCTGTTCGAGCGGAACAAGGTCTACGCCGACCAGGCGTACTGGAACATCGCGGGCAACCTCAACGACAACGCCGTCCAGACCAACATCCCCAACGGCACCTGGTGGCTGCTGCGCTGGTACGCGGGACTGACCGGAAGGACCGTCCAGGTCAGCCCTCCGCAGGCCAACACCACCGACACCCTGCAGGGCATCGGCTCGCTGGACACCGGCCGCAAGCAGGCCCAGGTACTGCTCGGCGGCAGCTCCGGCGCCGTCGACACCGTCCTGCGCCACATACCGTCCTCCTTCGGGCCCAAGGTCAACGTGACCGTGGAGCGCGTCGGTTGGAGCGGCTACGAAGGCGCGGCCGCCGCACCGAGCGTGGTCTCCCGCACCAGCCGTACCGTCGGCAAGGACCGCGCCGTCACCGTGCCGCTCACCGGCCTCGACCCGATGGCCGCCTACCGCGTCACCGTCAACCCGGCCGGCAAGGGCGCGCCCGCCTCGGCGAGCCTGCCCTGGTCGGCGTCGTACGAGGCCGAGAACGCGGTGATCACCGCGGGCACGGTCTACTCCCAGGGCTCGCGGTCCAACCCCTACGGTTTCGCCACCTCCGGCACCAGGGACGTCGGCAGCCTCAACCAGCCGACCAGCAAGGTCGCCTTCACGGTCGACGTCCCGAAGACGGGCACGTACGACCTGGACGTCTTCTACGGCAACCAGTCCGGCACCCCCTCCACCCAGACCCTCACCGTGGACGGCGGCTCACCGGTCACCCTCACCTACGGGTCCACCCTCAACTGGACCTACCGCTCCGTCGTCCGCGCCCCGCTCACCCTGACGGCGGGCACCCACACCCTCACCCTGGCCAAGGGCACCAGCGAGGTCACCCTCGACAAGATCGACCTGACCGCGTCGGCCACCCCGCAGGCCGTCTACCCGGCGACGTACGCCGACATCACCGGCTCGCCGTCGTACGACTACCGCACCTCGGGCACGAGCGGCGCCGGTGCGCTGGTGCTGGACAAGGGTGACAAGGCCGTCTTCGACGTCGACGCCCCGGCGGACGGCTACTACACGGTGCGTGCGGACTACTCGGCCACCGGTCGCGGCACGCTGAGCCTGGACGGTGCCACCGCCGCCACTCTGCTCCCGACGCAGGGGAAGAGTGCCGCGAAGACACTGCGGCTGTACCTCACCGCCGGGATCAACCGGGTGACCGCGGCCGTTCCGGGACAGGGCAGGCTGACGCTGAGCGACCTGCGGGTGACGGACGCGCCGAGCAGCGAGGGCGTGACCGCGTACGAGGCGGAGGACGGTGTCCTCGCCGGGCGCGCGGCTGTGGCCGCCAACAGCTGGACCTCCGGCGGCCGTTACGTCGGGAACATCGGCAACGGGCCGGGCAACACCCTCAGTCTGAAG is a genomic window containing:
- a CDS encoding CBM35 domain-containing protein, whose product is MPRTPHSPRRTRRLFAVSAVAVALVGTALTGTVAQAATPQLTVDLGQTTGAVMHGANGTLYGLSDDGVPGDNLLDPLHMTTVVQKAPDGLQHPNGDALTVKAAYDRSGGGDVYIYMQDYYAQWPYENLGLDDYLAKVDTMVRKVAARPDADDFVWVPFNEPDGNWYGGLGSSDTATYTKARDRFESDWATVHKKIRSIIPDARIAGPNETHYDTRLMNDFYPWAKANDVLPDITTWHELDPGSLSSFETTLAAYRTLEKNTGIPELPVSINEFANRRDQSVPGQMVQWLSLFERNKVYADQAYWNIAGNLNDNAVQTNIPNGTWWLLRWYAGLTGRTVQVSPPQANTTDTLQGIGSLDTGRKQAQVLLGGSSGAVDTVLRHIPSSFGPKVNVTVERVGWSGYEGAAAAPSVVSRTSRTVGKDRAVTVPLTGLDPMAAYRVTVNPAGKGAPASASLPWSASYEAENAVITAGTVYSQGSRSNPYGFATSGTRDVGSLNQPTSKVAFTVDVPKTGTYDLDVFYGNQSGTPSTQTLTVDGGSPVTLTYGSTLNWTYRSVVRAPLTLTAGTHTLTLAKGTSEVTLDKIDLTASATPQAVYPATYADITGSPSYDYRTSGTSGAGALVLDKGDKAVFDVDAPADGYYTVRADYSATGRGTLSLDGATAATLLPTQGKSAAKTLRLYLTAGINRVTAAVPGQGRLTLSDLRVTDAPSSEGVTAYEAEDGVLAGRAAVAANSWTSGGRYVGNIGNGPGNTLSLKVRAAKAGRYVMSVRYANNELAGSGNYNTNVVSRAADITVGDSTRRVMFRNSYSWSNYWYLPVPVTLEAGDNTVTFANATAYAPDIDRVTVAPLNG
- a CDS encoding carbohydrate ABC transporter permease, which encodes MTALPVPAPARRGPLRWVQPAVVLVVAAVTIGIPLWLVAVTSVKPQAEAIKPNLSLPHHVQAADNYRQTFDQGKMIQGFVNSLLVVVPSVVLVLLLGAGAAWVFARRKGRLVSTLYALSISGLLLPPAVITIVMELRQMGLAGTQLGMIAVYTGMYLSTSIFFMTGFIRNLPEELEEAARMDGAGPVRVFFQVILPLLRPVIATATIMVMLFAWSDIFYAFFVLGGGDKATLPLNLYQVANAQLYLNNWHLIFAYVVMMSLPMVAVFVVAQRRVVSGITSGAVK